The Glycine soja cultivar W05 chromosome 6, ASM419377v2, whole genome shotgun sequence genome has a window encoding:
- the LOC114414953 gene encoding uncharacterized protein LOC114414953, producing MASSSSRTKSSGPVLRSLSPSTRFCSYTTSKTPFSSPSSAFASSTSSGFSSSSFFNQPRQHHAHSHHRAASPTRVNLCSPAPLSSAVRFSIDPRSISPNRSISNQIITTKNNRPISGQKKTCMCSPTTHPGSFRCSLHKNIGSSNHNADSYPSNRLNMRRSAMKNSLVRIGGVEGEWVKRALTALIRPSSHQQRRRAGFEPRPSRLSVMSKAQDL from the coding sequence ATGGCTTCATCCTCTTCCAGAACAAAGTCTAGTGGACCCGTTCTACGCTCCCTCTCACCCTCCACCAGATTCTGCTCATACACCACTTCCAAAACTCCTTTCTCTTCTCCTTCATCGGCCTTCGCTTCCTCCACAAGCTCTGGCTTTTCGTCTTCATCCTTCTTCAACCAGCCACGTCAGCATCACGCTCACAGCCATCACCGTGCGGCATCGCCCACCCGTGTCAATCTATGCAGCCCCGCCCCTCTCTCCTCTGCCGTCCGGTTCTCAATCGATCCACGGTCCATATCTCCGAACCGGTCCATCTCGAACCAGATCATCACGACGAAGAACAACCGTCCGATCTCTGGCCAGAAGAAGACGTGTATGTGCTCCCCTACGACGCACCCTGGGTCCTTTCGATGCAGCCTCCACAAGAACATAGGAAGCAGCAACCACAACGCCGATTCGTACCCTTCGAACCGGCTCAACATGCGTAGATCCGCTATGAAGAACTCGCTGGTGAGAATCGGAGGCGTGGAGGGCGAGTGGGTGAAACGGGCCCTGACAGCACTCATTCGTCCCAGTTCGCATCAACAGAGGAGGAGAGCGGGGTTCGAGCCCAGGCCCAGTCGTCTCTCTGTCATGTCAAAGGCCCAGGATCTAtga
- the LOC114414956 gene encoding uncharacterized protein LOC114414956, with product MAAVCIWLLGGSVPSFWDRSVTRDAVHYLSVTFVQLLCVWCQGSRNQWRMSVLKGWAQAQLTSGLHPTHTGLLVRLDHTSFTLLRWISNGPATRQSQTNW from the exons ATGGCCGCCGTTTGCATTTGGCTTCTGGGTGGTTCCGTTCCGTCGTTTTGGGACCGTTCCGTTACCCGTGACGCCGTTCACTATCTCTCCGTTACGTTCGTCCAGTTGCTTTGCGTGTGGTGTCAG GGTTCCCGAAACCAGTGGCGGATGAGTGTTTTAAAAGGATGGGCACAAGCACAACTCACAAGTGGCTTACACCCGACGCATACTGGACTGCTAGTTAGATTAGATCACACGTCATTTACACTACTTAGGTGGATTAGTAATGGACCAGCCACGCGTCAAAGCCAGACCAATTGGTGA